One Malaclemys terrapin pileata isolate rMalTer1 chromosome 9, rMalTer1.hap1, whole genome shotgun sequence DNA window includes the following coding sequences:
- the CNGA2 gene encoding cyclic nucleotide-gated olfactory channel encodes MTLNWGERVHAGGFLTWRMKGQSNGLKNSPASCPPRLSVTTSTEDDPERTELSPSRALSAGEDTSSELQRVAALDNADQPDRSTFQGRGALSRIVRLVVVLRDWANKGLREEEQRPDSFLERFHGPELQTVTEGDGNAQGDQENGGSKRKKKNWELFVVDPAGDWYYHWLLVIAVPVLYNWCLLVARACFSDLQRDYWIHWLVLDYVSDCIYVADIVIRLRTGFLEQGLLVRDLKKLRDNYITTLQFKLDVLSILPTDLAYLAVGLHQPELRFNRLLHFSRMFEFFDRTETRTSYPNIFRISNLVLYILIIIHWNACIYYAISKAIGFGTDTWVYPNITDPEYGYLAREYVYCLYWSTLTLTTIGETPPPERDEEYLFVIVDFLIGVLIFATIVGNVGSMISNMNATRAEFQAKIDAIKHYMQFRKVSRHMEAKVIKWFDYLWTNKKAVDEREVLKNLPDKLRAEIAINVHLETLKKVRIFQDCEAGLLVELVLKLRPQVFSPGDYICRKGDIGKEMYIIKEGKLAVVADDGVTQYALLTAGSCFGEISILNIKGSKMGNRRTANIRSLGYSDLFCLSKDDLMEAVTEYPDAKRVLEERGREILIKEGLLDESAAAESSEGKDTEQKLERLESHLDTLHTRFARLLTEYNAAQLKLKQRITVLESRVKQYNQEEFFSDSSDSSLEEEEAAKSKGQE; translated from the exons GGTTCATGCCGGCGGCTTTCTCACATGGAGGATGAAGGGACAGAGTAATGGTCTGAAGAATTCGCCTGCCAGCTGCCCCCCCCGGTTGTCCGTCACAACCAGTACTGAAGATGATCCGGAGCGGACTGAGCTCAGCCCCAGCAG agccCTGTCTGCAGGTGAAGACACCTCCTCGGAGCTGCAGAGGGTGGCTGCGTTGGACAATGCAGATCAGCCAGATCGCTCCACCTTCCAAGGGAGAGGAGCTCTGTCCAG GATAGTCCGACTGGTCGTGGTGCTCAGAGACTGGGCTAACAAAGGCTTGCGGGAGGAGGAGCAAAGGCCAGACTCGTTTCTTGAGCGGTTCCATGGGCCGGAGCTCCAGACGGTGACTGAAGGAGATGGCAACGCCCAAGGGGACCAAGAAAACGGCGGCAGCAAACGCAAAAA GAAGAACTGGGAGCTCTTTGTGGTGGATCCTGCTGGAGACTGGTATTATCACTGGCTGCTTGTCATTGCAGTGCCCGTCCTTTACAACTGGTGTTTACTTGTGGCAAG AGCCTGTTTCAGTGACCTCCAGAGGGACTATTGGATCCATTGGCTGGTGCTGGACTATGTCTCGGACTGTATCTACGTCGCTGATATTGTCATTCGGCTGCGCACAG GTTTTTTGGAACAGGGTCTGCTGGTCAGGGACCTGAAGAAGCTACGGGATAACTACATCACCACCTTACAATTCAAGCTGGATGTCCTCTCCATCTTGCCAACAGACCTGGCCTACCTTGCAGTAGGATTACATCAGCCTGAACTACGCTTCAACCGGCTGCTGCACTTCTCCCGCATGTTTGAGTTCTTCGACCGGACTGAGACCAGAACCAGCTACCCAAATATCTTCAGGATCAGCAACCTGGTTCTCTACATCCTGATAATCATCCATTGGAACGCCTGTATTTACTATGCCATCTCCAAGGCCATTGGGTTTGGGACGGACACCTGGGTGTATCCCAATATCACCGACCCTGAGTATGGCTATCTCGCCAGAGAATATGTCTACTGCCTCTACTGGTCCACTCTGACCCTGACCACCATTGGGgagaccccacccccagagcGTGATGAAGAGTACCTCTTTGTCATTGTTGATTTCCTCATTGGTGTCCTGATCTTTGCCACCATCGTGGGGAATGTGGGCTCCATGATCTCCAACATGAATGCCACCAGGGCAGAGTTCCAGGCCAAGATAGATGCCATCAAGCACTACATGCAATTCCGCAAGGTCAGCAGGCACATGGAGGCCAAAGTTATCAAGTGGTTCGACTACCTGTGGACCAACAAGAAGGCTGTGGATGAGCGTGAGGTCCTCAAGAACCTCCCTGACAAGCTGAGGGCAGAGATTGCCATCAACGTCCATCTGGAGACTTTGAAGAAGGTGAGAATCTTCCAGGACTGTGAGGCTGGTCTGCTGGTGGAGCTAGTGCTGAAGCTTCGACCACAGGTTTTCAGCCCAGGAGATTACATTTGCCGGAAGGGGGACATTGGCAAGGAGATGTACATCATCAAGGAAGGAAAGCTGGCTGTGGTGGCAGACGATGGCGTGACACAGTATGCTTTACTCACCGCGGGAAGCTGCTTTGGCGAGATCAGCATCCTCAACATCAAAGGGAGCAAAATGGGCAACCGGCGCACGGCCAACATCCGAAGCCTTGGCTACTCCGATCTCTTCTGCCTGTCAAAGGACGACTTGATGGAAGCAGTGACCGAGTACCCTGATGCCAAGCGGGTCCTGGAGGAGCGTGGCCGGGAGATCCTGATCAAGGAAGGGCTTCTGGATGAGTCTGCGGCCGCAGAGAGCTCAGAAGGGAAGGACACTGAGCAGAAGCTGGAGAGGCTGGAGTCCCACCTGGACACGCTGCACACCCGTTTTGCCCGGCTCCTGACTGAGTACAATGCTGCCCAGCTGAAGCTCAAACAGCGCATCACTGTCTTGGAGTCCAGGGTAAAGCAGTACAACCAGGAGGAATTCTTCTCCGACAGCTCAGACAGCTCCCTGGAGGAAGAAGAAGCAGCTAAATCCAAAGGACAGGAGTGA